The following coding sequences lie in one Arabidopsis thaliana chromosome 3, partial sequence genomic window:
- a CDS encoding uncharacterized protein (unknown protein; Has 204 Blast hits to 201 proteins in 58 species: Archae - 0; Bacteria - 10; Metazoa - 72; Fungi - 8; Plants - 41; Viruses - 0; Other Eukaryotes - 73 (source: NCBI BLink).): MVELRSSTHLNSHVHYIRTIKDGSIKIVMNMDGRRKPKLKFRQLVDIYNLEDSQGVESIPRVVRDLDNGSDFTQGSESEDFSMTTLEMIQKQCKERKRKLRNCRDTTTETFSNVEVKKEYVTQDEGCDIEEPLSSWDTKFSKRRKKKQERKKAKCGTSTSSPPSVEKVDLPLVLFHVKPEVWDDSYSVSEAMDCSEKSESPINTVLVEEIMLDSSSDMRLVPYCSAEPNFPGVVAIEEAFEDASEEFSDADFQNKQIVLYSSVSREEMELDVNPQHSEYENIGCVKNFISAYTSSGCEEEDKEDEESNDIKANLDMSVTGLEIVKIEAPEILAIDYPGCLSIINFCAEDSEIVWETEDITKDNFPEATDILQLTNCCNSLDNLQPVPEDSTSSKEEDHLTERLQQSLYSKHEDEAGDHKLSQLYKEPDEVQKVAETDSIQQQQPHHQPENLLSGRKALSPTSQEKLRKAMEHPDSPEKRSKKSRGKLYFSSQNSHRILKAQGLDNIDRVEIIPSSKQAIQKATNNTRQMKYQRATHKFPRRNTQAAKAQPFSTGGTSIQGCSQKAIAFSQGQMRDFQNVAARLTKELKSMRQITKRCLQAESNTSNMSDCNLDEVKTVIGNAEKTEESCKKWLSIIERDCNRFCKLMSMVREDSPATENIVHKKKKIRFADDAGGDLCHVKVFEIDLESESYVITKDCKI; encoded by the exons ATGGTGGAGTTAAGAAGTAGCACACACTTGAACTCTCATGTACATTATATCCGAACCATTAAAGACGGATCTATCAAAATAGTGATGAATATGGATGgcagaagaaaaccaaagctCAAATTTAGACAGTTGGTGGATATATACAATCTTGAAGACAGTCAAGGTGTTGAGTCAATTCCAAGAGTAGTCAGGGATTTGGACAATGGTTCTGATTTTACACAAGGTTCTGAGTCTGAAGATTTTAGCATGACAACATTGGAGATGATTCAGAAACAATgcaaagaaaggaaaaggaaacttAGAAACTGCAGAGATACTACTACTGAGACATTCTCGAACGTTGAAGTTAAAAAAGAGTATGTGACCCAAGATGAAGGATGTGATATTGAGGAGCCTCTTAGCAGTTGGGATACGAAATTCTccaagagaaggaagaagaagcaggagCGTAAAAAAGCAAAGTGTGGTACTTCTACTTCCTCTCCTCCATCTGTGGAAAAGGTTGATTTGCCGTTGGTGCTCTTTCATGTCAAGCCTGAAGTTTGGGATGATAGCTATTCAGTTTCTGAAGCCATGGATTGTAGTGAAAAGTCAGAATCTCCTATAAATACAGTGTTGGTGGAAGAAATAATGCTTGATTCGTCCAGTGACATGAGGCTGGTTCCATACTGCAGTGCAGAGCCAAATTTTCCCGGAGTGGTAGCCATTGAGGAAGCTTTTGAAGATGCATCAGAAGAGTTTAGCGATGCTGATTTTCAGAATAAGCAAATTGTTTTGTACTCTAGTGTGTCTAGAGAGGAGATGGAATTGGATGTTAATCCACAACATTCAGAATATGAGAACATTGGTTGTGTAAAGAACTTCATTTCTGCTTACACAAGCTCTGGgtgcgaagaagaagataaagaggaTGAGGAAAGCAATGATATAAAGGCTAACTTAGATATGAGTGTAACTGGTTTGGAGATTGTGAAGATAGAAGCTCCAGAAATACTTGCTATTGATTACCCCGGTTGTTTGTCCATCATCAATTTTTGTGCAGAAGATTCCGAGATTGTGTGGGAAACTGAAGACATTACTAAGGATAATTTTCCTGAAGCAACTGATATTCTCCAGCTGACCAACTGTTGTAATTCACTGGATAATCTGCAACCAGTTCCTGAAGACAGCACAagttcaaaagaagaagatcatttGACAGAAAGATTACAACAATCTTTATACTCCAAACATGAAGATGAAGCAGGAGACCACAAACTATCACAACTGTATAAGGAACCTGATGAGGTTCAAAAAGTTGCAGAGACTGACAGTATccagcaacaacaaccacacCACCAACCAGAAAATCTACTCTCTGGGAGAAAG gCTTTATCTCCCACCTCTCAAGAAAAACTTCGCAAGGCAATGGAGCACCCTGATTCACCTGAGAAAAGGAGTAAAA AATCAAGAGGGAAACTCTACTTCAGTAGCCAAAACTCACATAGGATCCTTAAGGCTCAAGGGCTGGATAACATTGACCGAGTGGAAATCATTCCAAGCTCAAAGCAAGCCATTCAAAAAGCAACTAATAATACGCGGCAAATGAAGTATCAAAGAGCGACACACAAGTTTCCACGTCGAAATACTCAAGCAGCAAAAGCACAGCCTTTTAGCACTGGAGGCACTTCTATACAAGGATGCTCACAGAAAGCTATTGCCTTCTCGCAAGGGCAAATGCGTGATTTCCAAAATGTTGCAGCTAGGCTCACAAAAGAGCTGAAATCGATGAGACAAATCACAAAGAGATGTCTGCAAGCTGAAAGCAACACCTCCAACATGTCTGACTGTAACTTAGATGAG gTGAAAACTGTGATTGGAAATGCAGAAAAAACTGAAGAGAGTTGCAAGAAATGGCTTTCGATCATTGAACGTGACTGTAATCGGTTTTGCAAACTCATG AGTATGGTCAGAGAAGATTCTCCAGCTACTGAGAACATTgttcataagaaaaagaagattagaTTTGCAGATGATGCAGGAGGAGATCTATGCCATGTCAAGGTTTTTGAGATTGATTTGGAATCTGAATCATACGTCATAACCAAAGACTGTAAAATTTAG
- a CDS encoding VQ motif-containing protein (VQ motif-containing protein; CONTAINS InterPro DOMAIN/s: VQ (InterPro:IPR008889); BEST Arabidopsis thaliana protein match is: calmodulin (CAM)-binding protein of 25 kDa (TAIR:AT2G41010.1); Has 109 Blast hits to 109 proteins in 12 species: Archae - 0; Bacteria - 0; Metazoa - 0; Fungi - 3; Plants - 106; Viruses - 0; Other Eukaryotes - 0 (source: NCBI BLink).), translating to MASSEGLASVDPWSFRQNFNIDSWLLSDSFSHDSDILAKALHRSISTSTESSPLSPSSFFDSSTAAVDFSPPQTLSNVSFGSDPEIPAASALGLGKRKRGPGVSGGKQTKRRSRVSNKKSQTTFITADAANFRQMVQQVTGAKFLGSSNSIFAPIVKPEPHRLASRLPPSCGNLDRSSAVPTLDTSSFLSNHHQENIITDLGAPTGSFHHQSSAGTTTANVGGGSSAVELDSYPSFPTLESWKVM from the coding sequence ATGGCGTCGTCGGAGGGATTAGCAAGCGTTGATCCTTGGTCATTCCGTCAAAACTTCAACATCGATTCGTGGCTACTCTCTGATTCCTTCTCACACGACAGTGATATACTCGCTAAAGCTCTTCACAGATCCATCTCCACTTCCACCGAATCAtctcctctttctccttcatcttTCTTCGACTCTTCAACCGCCGCCGTCGATTTTTCTCCTCCTCAAACTCTCTCCAACGTCTCTTTCGGCTCAGATCCAGAAATCCCCGCCGCTAGTGCTCTTGGTCTCGGGAAACGAAAACGTGGTCCTGGTGTTTCCGGTGGTAAACAAACGAAACGCCGATCTCGAGTTTCTAATAAGAAATCTCAAACCACGTTTATAACGGCGGACGCTGCTAATTTCCGGCAGATGGTTCAACAAGTCACCGGAGCTAAGTTCCTCGGTTCTTCCAACAGCATTTTCGCACCGATTGTGAAGCCGGAGCCACACCGTCTCGCTAGTAGATTACCACCGTCGTGCGGAAACTTGGACCGATCTTCAGCTGTTCCAACGCTAGATACGTCGTCGTTTTTGTCTAACCATCACCAAGAGAACATTATCACAGATTTGGGAGCTCCGACCGGTTCGTTTCATCATCAATCCAGTGCAGGTACAACGACGGCGAACGTTGGTGGTGGTAGCTCCGCCGTGGAATTGGATAGTTACCCGAGCTTCCCAACACTCGAATCATGGAAAGTTATGTGA
- a CDS encoding F-box associated ubiquitination effector family protein (F-box associated ubiquitination effector family protein; CONTAINS InterPro DOMAIN/s: F-box associated domain, type 3 (InterPro:IPR013187), F-box associated interaction domain (InterPro:IPR017451); BEST Arabidopsis thaliana protein match is: F-box and associated interaction domains-containing protein (TAIR:AT3G57580.1); Has 494 Blast hits to 482 proteins in 2 species: Archae - 0; Bacteria - 0; Metazoa - 0; Fungi - 0; Plants - 494; Viruses - 0; Other Eukaryotes - 0 (source: NCBI BLink).) yields the protein MERGKIKDLVNSSGGERIETILMVLCIIAVKGLKGYASMGSEEFKFIESECLDDHIEDPSGLSLVNYMGKLAVTKCNYVDVGGRRSVELCLWVLEDVEKQEWVKYVYTLPENEVLGSCEFSVAGVTARGDIVLCMKYTCKPYYVFYFDPEKKTLQSVEIQGFGAKLEEVEHRGEVYAFVDYVEDLSLNDAKQFKSSISHIKSRCYCCETLCPDNVGDEV from the exons ATGGAAAGAGGAAAAATTAAGGATCTGGTGAACTCAAGTGGAGGAGAAAGGATAGAAACGATATTGATGGTCCTTTGTATTATCGCTGTCAAAGGACTCAAGGGATATGCATCAATGGG CTCTGAGGAGTTCAAGTTTATTGAGTCAGAATGCTTAGATGATCATATAGAGGACCCTAGTGGATTAAGTTTGGTCAACTATATGGGTAAATTAGCTGTGACTAAGTGCAACTATGTTGACGTTGGTGGAAGACGTTCCGTTGAGTTGTGTTTGTGGGTTCTAGAGGATGTTGAGAAACAGGAATGGGTCAAGTATGTCTACACTTTACCGGAGAATGAAGTCCTTGGTTCCTGCGAGTTTTCAGTTGCTGGAGTGACTGCAAGAGGCGATATTGTTTTGTGTATGAAGTATACATGTAAACCGTACTATGTATTCTACTTCGATCCCGAAAAGAAAACCCTCCAAAGTGTTGAAATCCAAGGTTTTGGAGCTAAGCTTGAAGAGGTTGAGCATCGTGGTGAAGTTTATGCCTTTGTTGACTATGTTGAGGATCTTAGTCTAAACGATGCAAAGCAATTCAAGTCAAGCATTTCTCATATCAAGAGCCGCTGTTACTGCTGTGAAACGTTATGTCCTGACAACGTAGGGGACGAGGTATGA
- a CDS encoding Heavy metal transport/detoxification superfamily protein (Heavy metal transport/detoxification superfamily protein; FUNCTIONS IN: metal ion binding; INVOLVED IN: metal ion transport; LOCATED IN: cellular_component unknown; CONTAINS InterPro DOMAIN/s: Heavy metal transport/detoxification protein (InterPro:IPR006121), Heavy-metal-associated, conserved site (InterPro:IPR017969); BEST Arabidopsis thaliana protein match is: Heavy metal transport/detoxification superfamily protein (TAIR:AT2G18196.1); Has 30201 Blast hits to 17322 proteins in 780 species: Archae - 12; Bacteria - 1396; Metazoa - 17338; Fungi - 3422; Plants - 5037; Viruses - 0; Other Eukaryotes - 2996 (source: NCBI BLink).), with amino-acid sequence MFDWIHGNSRLPIALSIVELLVDMDCKGCEKKVRRAISKLDGVDTVEIDVDRQKVTVTGYVDREEVLKMVKRTGRTAEYWPFPYNGYYGDYYTYPSQHLEQSDQKIYQTISYSGKYDFYDVDDFQNTNNSTINGYYPSSSQKVQPNIDENALHLFSDDNAHACTIM; translated from the exons ATGTTTGATTGGATACATGGAAACTCTCGATTACCAATCGCTTTATCT ATTGTGGAGCTTTTGGTAGACATGGATTGTAAAGGATGTGAAAAGAAGGTTCGAAGAGCCATTTCTAAACTCGATG GAGTGGACACGGTAGAGATAGACGTGGATCGACAAAAAGTGACAGTCACGGGATACGTTGATCGAGAAGAGGTTCTAAAGATGGTGAAACGAACGGGACGAACAGCGGAATATTGGCCATTTCCTTACAATGGATATTATGGTGATTACTATACATATCCTTCTCAACATTTGGAACAATCGGATCAGAAGATATATCAGACAATCTCATATAGTGGAAAGTATGATTTCTATGACGTTGACGACtttcaaaatacaaacaaCTCTACTATCAATGGTTATTATCCTAGTTCATCCCAAAAAGTTCAACCTAATATCGATGAAAATGCTCTTCATCTTTTTAGCGATGATAATGCTCATGCTTGTACTATCATGTGA
- a CDS encoding Heavy metal transport/detoxification superfamily protein: MDCKGCEKKVRRAISKLDGVDTVEIDVDRQKVTVTGYVDREEVLKMVKRTGRTAEYWPFPYNGYYGDYYTYPSQHLEQSDQKIYQTISYSGKYDFYDVDDFQNTNNSTINGYYPSSSQKVQPNIDENALHLFSDDNAHACTIM, encoded by the exons ATGGATTGTAAAGGATGTGAAAAGAAGGTTCGAAGAGCCATTTCTAAACTCGATG GAGTGGACACGGTAGAGATAGACGTGGATCGACAAAAAGTGACAGTCACGGGATACGTTGATCGAGAAGAGGTTCTAAAGATGGTGAAACGAACGGGACGAACAGCGGAATATTGGCCATTTCCTTACAATGGATATTATGGTGATTACTATACATATCCTTCTCAACATTTGGAACAATCGGATCAGAAGATATATCAGACAATCTCATATAGTGGAAAGTATGATTTCTATGACGTTGACGACtttcaaaatacaaacaaCTCTACTATCAATGGTTATTATCCTAGTTCATCCCAAAAAGTTCAACCTAATATCGATGAAAATGCTCTTCATCTTTTTAGCGATGATAATGCTCATGCTTGTACTATCATGTGA